The Ensifer canadensis genome has a segment encoding these proteins:
- the ctaD gene encoding cytochrome c oxidase subunit I codes for MTTTEDRLGEQASKSEEERQLRAVWANPSGWRYWTSVNNTQIGLWYAATAFIFMLFAGVLALLVRAQLAIPENDFLSADFFNQAFTLHGTVMMFLFAVPIFEAVAIFLLPPMLGARELPFPRLSAFGFWSFLLGGLFVCGSIFFDAAPNTGWFMYPPLATDKQYSGIGADIWLLGLSFIEVASIAAAVELIVGIMKCRAPGMRINMMPLFAWYLLIVAGMILFAFPPLIAGDILFEMERMFDWPFFDAERGGDPLLWQHLFWIFGHPEVYIIFLPAIALMAMIVPTFAQRPIVGYSWIVLAAVGTGFLSFGLWVHHMFTTGLPQISLAFFSAASEAVAIPTGVQIFVFIATMLAGRVTPSVPMLFGGGGLVIFVIGGLTGVMVALVPIDWQAHDTYFVVAHLHYVLIGGMLFPVVAGIYYYYPLINARKLSDRLGKIAFWLMFSGFNLAFFPMHLAGLRGMPRRVFTYPSDVGWHWFNLISTVGAFIFASGILIVVVDVLRPKHRQPRGEANPWNAGTLEWISEPEENWGVRSIPIISSRYPLWDQPGIREDIDNARFYLPDAAEGFRETLVTSVLDAEPIQCLRVGGTSYLTILSAAALGGVFVAVTFHWWLLATLFAAAFLVFVVSWLWTGTATVPEKAGKDVGLGLSLPLYVSGPASVGWWAMFITMVGDGTAFGSLVFGYFFYWTIHRDFTAGLSGPGIGWPMASLCLFLVAWFAMVTARSVNRRGQRLAMRLLVLCALALTLLGSVATLAGPWLSQMDPTQHVYPAIVWVLVLWLVCHAGVGVVMQVYCLARSFFGHLTAAHDIDLVNVVLYWHFLTITAFTTLGVIGLFPAMM; via the coding sequence ATGACCACCACCGAGGACCGGCTCGGCGAACAGGCGTCGAAGAGCGAGGAAGAGCGGCAGCTTCGAGCTGTCTGGGCCAATCCGTCGGGATGGCGCTATTGGACTTCGGTCAACAATACCCAAATCGGCCTTTGGTATGCGGCCACTGCCTTCATCTTCATGTTGTTTGCCGGCGTCCTCGCGTTGCTCGTGCGCGCGCAGCTCGCCATACCCGAAAACGATTTCCTGTCGGCGGATTTCTTCAATCAGGCGTTCACCCTGCACGGAACCGTCATGATGTTTCTGTTTGCCGTGCCGATCTTCGAGGCTGTGGCGATCTTCCTTTTGCCGCCGATGCTCGGCGCGCGCGAACTACCCTTTCCGCGGCTTTCGGCGTTTGGTTTTTGGAGTTTCCTGCTCGGCGGGTTGTTTGTATGCGGATCGATCTTCTTTGACGCAGCACCCAATACGGGCTGGTTCATGTATCCACCGCTGGCCACGGACAAACAGTATTCGGGTATTGGCGCTGACATCTGGCTGCTCGGGCTATCCTTTATCGAAGTGGCCTCGATTGCCGCAGCAGTAGAGTTGATCGTCGGCATCATGAAATGCCGCGCTCCGGGCATGCGCATCAACATGATGCCGCTCTTTGCCTGGTATCTGCTGATTGTCGCCGGTATGATCCTTTTTGCCTTCCCGCCTCTTATCGCCGGCGACATCCTGTTCGAAATGGAGCGGATGTTCGACTGGCCATTTTTCGATGCCGAGCGTGGCGGTGATCCGCTGCTGTGGCAGCATCTTTTCTGGATCTTCGGTCACCCTGAGGTCTACATCATCTTCCTGCCGGCGATCGCCCTGATGGCGATGATCGTTCCAACCTTCGCCCAACGACCGATCGTCGGCTACTCCTGGATCGTGCTGGCGGCGGTCGGAACCGGTTTCTTAAGCTTCGGCCTTTGGGTCCACCACATGTTCACCACGGGCCTGCCGCAAATCTCCCTTGCCTTTTTCTCCGCGGCCTCCGAGGCCGTCGCGATTCCGACCGGCGTCCAGATATTCGTATTCATAGCAACGATGCTGGCAGGGCGCGTGACCCCTTCCGTACCGATGCTCTTTGGCGGCGGCGGTCTCGTGATCTTTGTCATCGGTGGCCTGACAGGCGTCATGGTTGCGCTCGTACCGATCGACTGGCAGGCGCACGACACCTACTTCGTCGTCGCGCATCTGCACTACGTTCTGATCGGCGGCATGCTCTTTCCCGTCGTTGCCGGCATCTATTACTACTATCCGCTCATCAATGCCCGGAAGCTCTCTGACCGGTTGGGCAAGATTGCTTTCTGGCTGATGTTTTCAGGCTTCAACCTCGCCTTCTTTCCGATGCACCTCGCCGGATTGCGCGGCATGCCCCGGCGTGTCTTTACCTATCCAAGCGATGTCGGTTGGCATTGGTTCAATCTGATCTCGACGGTGGGCGCCTTCATCTTCGCCTCGGGCATCCTCATTGTTGTCGTCGATGTCTTGAGGCCAAAGCATCGCCAGCCCAGGGGCGAGGCTAATCCCTGGAATGCCGGAACCCTCGAGTGGATATCCGAACCAGAGGAAAACTGGGGTGTGCGCTCGATCCCGATCATAAGCAGTCGCTACCCGCTTTGGGACCAGCCGGGAATTCGCGAAGATATAGACAACGCGCGCTTTTATCTGCCCGATGCAGCAGAGGGCTTTCGCGAGACGCTCGTCACCTCTGTGCTCGATGCCGAACCGATCCAATGTCTGCGCGTCGGCGGTACATCCTATCTGACCATCCTCAGTGCGGCCGCGCTAGGCGGGGTGTTTGTGGCCGTTACCTTTCACTGGTGGCTCCTGGCCACGTTGTTTGCCGCCGCCTTCCTTGTTTTCGTGGTCAGCTGGTTGTGGACCGGCACGGCGACCGTGCCCGAGAAAGCGGGAAAAGATGTCGGCCTTGGCCTTTCCTTGCCACTCTACGTCTCTGGACCCGCATCGGTTGGCTGGTGGGCGATGTTCATCACCATGGTTGGTGACGGAACGGCGTTCGGTAGCCTGGTTTTCGGCTACTTCTTCTATTGGACCATCCATCGCGACTTCACGGCCGGCCTTTCCGGGCCTGGTATCGGATGGCCAATGGCGTCCCTCTGCCTGTTTCTCGTAGCTTGGTTTGCAATGGTTACGGCGCGGTCGGTGAACCGCAGGGGTCAGAGACTTGCGATGCGTCTGCTTGTCTTGTGTGCACTTGCTCTGACGCTTCTCGGCAGTGTCGCTACATTGGCCGGGCCGTGGCTCTCGCAGATGGATCCGACGCAGCATGTCTATCCGGCCATCGTCTGGGTTTTGGTGCTTTGGCTCGTTTGTCATGCCGGCGTAGGCGTGGTGATGCAGGTCTATTGCCTGGCGCGAAGCTTTTTCGGTCACCTGACCGCTGCTCATGACATCGATCTCGTCAATGTGGTTCTATATTGGCACTTTCTGACGATCACCGCGTTTACCACCCTGGGTGTCATCGGTTTGTTCCCGGCAATGATGTGA
- a CDS encoding DNA-3-methyladenine glycosylase → MSHAFFNRYAVDVAKALIGTVLEVDGVGGIIVETEAYTIEDPASHSHKGPTKRNASMFAAAGNAYVYRSYGLHWCLNFVCEAGSAVLIRAIEPTTGIESMRQRRSGANTFLLCAGPGRLCQALAVSQEFDGLSLFSAPFRLSAGSSAVEVCRGPRVGISKAVDLPWRFGARGSGFLSRSFPDPTVLSEIDAPAS, encoded by the coding sequence ATTTCGCACGCGTTTTTCAATCGTTACGCTGTTGATGTTGCCAAAGCGCTGATCGGGACCGTCCTGGAGGTCGACGGCGTCGGCGGCATAATCGTCGAAACAGAAGCTTACACAATCGAAGATCCCGCTTCCCATAGTCACAAAGGCCCGACGAAACGCAACGCTTCCATGTTCGCTGCAGCTGGCAATGCCTACGTTTACAGGTCCTATGGGCTGCATTGGTGCCTGAACTTCGTGTGCGAAGCAGGCAGCGCTGTGCTGATCCGGGCGATCGAACCGACCACTGGCATCGAATCGATGCGACAGCGACGCAGCGGCGCCAACACATTTCTTTTATGTGCAGGCCCCGGGCGCCTTTGCCAGGCACTGGCTGTGTCACAGGAGTTCGACGGATTGTCACTTTTTTCGGCCCCCTTCAGGCTTTCCGCCGGCAGCAGTGCAGTCGAGGTTTGCCGAGGTCCGCGTGTTGGCATCAGCAAGGCTGTCGATCTGCCGTGGCGATTCGGCGCAAGGGGTTCTGGTTTTCTAAGCCGGAGTTTTCCAGACCCGACCGTTTTGTCGGAAATTGACGCGCCGGCGTCATAA
- a CDS encoding PQQ-dependent sugar dehydrogenase, with the protein MQRVLISMAALFAVLLIVGAALVFLSQEQAKLTAEQGYGTAPLLPAPNPTLIPTVNVAEASHWAPGEKPTAADGLVVGAFAEELDHPRWLHVLPNGDVLVAETNKPEKEDTGFSLRGFAMGLFMGRAGAEVPSANRITLLRDADGDGVAETRSVFLENLNSPFGMTLSNGILYVANTDAIMAFDYKDGDTTITAKGKKIVDLPAGPINHHWTKDVIANREGTKLYATVGSNSNVGENGIEAETNRAAVLEVDLVSRQLRLFASGLRNPNGLSWQPESGALWVAVNERDEIGSDLVPDYMTSVKDGGFYGWPYSYFGTHVDVRVKPQRPDLVEKAIVPDYALGPHTASLGLTFYTGELFGEQYRNGAFVGQHGSWNRRPRSGYKVIFVPFANGQPSGPPKDILTGFIGGDDKARGRPVGVAVDRQGALLVADDVGNAIWRVTPAK; encoded by the coding sequence ATGCAACGCGTTCTGATATCGATGGCGGCATTGTTCGCCGTCCTTCTGATTGTCGGTGCAGCGCTTGTTTTCTTATCTCAAGAACAGGCGAAACTAACGGCTGAACAGGGTTACGGAACAGCCCCGCTACTGCCTGCACCCAATCCCACCCTTATCCCCACGGTCAATGTGGCGGAGGCGTCCCACTGGGCCCCAGGCGAAAAGCCGACGGCTGCCGATGGGCTCGTTGTCGGCGCTTTCGCCGAGGAACTCGATCATCCGCGTTGGCTTCACGTCCTGCCAAATGGCGACGTTCTTGTCGCGGAAACGAACAAGCCAGAAAAGGAAGACACAGGTTTCAGCTTGCGCGGCTTTGCCATGGGACTGTTCATGGGGCGAGCCGGGGCAGAGGTTCCGAGCGCTAACAGGATCACGCTGTTGCGCGATGCGGATGGCGATGGCGTTGCAGAAACCCGGTCAGTCTTCCTCGAAAACCTCAACTCGCCATTCGGCATGACCCTGTCGAACGGGATCCTCTATGTCGCCAACACCGATGCCATCATGGCGTTCGACTACAAGGATGGCGACACGACGATCACGGCAAAGGGCAAAAAAATCGTCGATCTGCCTGCCGGTCCGATCAATCACCATTGGACCAAGGACGTCATTGCCAATCGGGAAGGCACCAAGCTTTACGCAACCGTCGGCTCCAACAGCAATGTCGGTGAAAACGGCATCGAGGCGGAAACCAACAGGGCAGCCGTGCTGGAGGTCGATCTGGTGAGCCGACAACTCCGCCTTTTCGCATCCGGACTGCGCAATCCCAACGGGCTTTCATGGCAGCCCGAATCCGGCGCGCTATGGGTTGCCGTCAATGAGCGTGACGAAATCGGAAGTGATCTCGTCCCTGATTACATGACCTCAGTCAAGGACGGCGGGTTCTACGGCTGGCCGTACAGCTATTTCGGCACCCATGTCGACGTCAGAGTAAAACCGCAAAGACCCGATCTCGTCGAAAAGGCAATCGTGCCGGACTATGCACTCGGACCTCATACAGCTTCCCTCGGATTGACGTTTTACACCGGCGAGCTCTTTGGAGAGCAATATCGGAATGGGGCTTTTGTGGGCCAACATGGCTCTTGGAACCGCCGACCGCGCAGCGGTTACAAGGTAATTTTCGTTCCCTTTGCCAACGGTCAGCCGTCCGGGCCGCCAAAGGATATTTTGACCGGGTTCATCGGAGGCGACGACAAGGCCCGCGGTCGTCCCGTCGGCGTTGCCGTTGACCGGCAGGGTGCGCTTCTCGTAGCCGACGACGTCGGCAATGCGATCTGGCGGGTGACGCCCGCCAAATGA
- a CDS encoding CBS domain-containing protein — protein sequence MQIAQIMTKNVHIVSPDDTVAAVARHMADNDIGFLPVEQDDRLVGTITDRDIVVRCVADGRDGDTTVAEVMSADVKYCFEDEEIGDVARNMGDIQVRLPVLNRDKRLVGVVSLADAARRDPSLAGAGLQGVTAPGGAHNQE from the coding sequence ATGCAAATTGCCCAGATCATGACCAAGAACGTGCATATCGTCAGCCCGGATGATACCGTGGCTGCAGTCGCCCGCCATATGGCTGACAACGACATTGGATTTCTTCCTGTCGAACAAGATGACCGCCTCGTCGGCACGATCACCGACAGGGACATCGTCGTGCGGTGCGTGGCCGACGGCCGCGACGGGGATACGACAGTGGCTGAGGTGATGTCGGCGGACGTCAAATACTGCTTTGAAGATGAAGAAATCGGCGACGTTGCCCGTAACATGGGCGATATTCAGGTTCGACTTCCAGTGCTCAATCGCGACAAAAGGCTGGTGGGTGTCGTGTCTCTTGCAGACGCCGCCCGCAGAGATCCTTCGCTCGCGGGTGCGGGATTGCAGGGCGTGACGGCACCTGGTGGCGCCCATAACCAGGAATAG
- the coxB gene encoding cytochrome c oxidase subunit II, protein MPLASCGDWQSTFAAAGREASAIESLITVTVVGAAFVWLVVISLLIYAGRARRGQLSQEQAQRFITWGGVVAPTAVLFALLSYAVWSMPATRPWFDRQQADLAIEVTGEQFWWRIRYLDKSGGIAFETANELTLPVDRRIRISLKAHDVIHSFWIPALAGKMDMLPGRTNTLWLEPTRIGSYRGPCAEFCGTSHALMNLTADVLSAEDFQTWQQSRAKRRSTSNHAANAFLVHGCSACHALDGTQAQGLTGPNLTGFGQRKHVGAGALANTPENLARFIRDPSSVKPGAQMPAFPMIPQDELNEIIDYLAGET, encoded by the coding sequence ATGCCGCTCGCAAGCTGCGGCGATTGGCAATCCACCTTCGCAGCGGCTGGCCGCGAGGCTTCGGCAATCGAGAGCCTGATCACGGTAACGGTGGTCGGTGCAGCCTTCGTCTGGCTAGTCGTCATATCCCTCCTGATCTACGCCGGCCGTGCGCGCCGGGGCCAGTTGAGCCAAGAGCAGGCCCAAAGGTTTATCACCTGGGGCGGCGTGGTAGCGCCGACGGCGGTTCTCTTTGCGCTTCTGTCCTATGCGGTGTGGAGCATGCCGGCGACGAGACCATGGTTCGATCGGCAGCAGGCGGACCTGGCGATCGAGGTCACGGGCGAACAGTTCTGGTGGCGCATTCGATACCTCGACAAGTCAGGGGGGATTGCTTTCGAAACCGCAAACGAACTCACACTGCCCGTCGATCGACGGATCCGGATTTCGCTCAAGGCGCACGATGTCATCCATTCGTTCTGGATCCCCGCGCTTGCGGGCAAGATGGACATGTTGCCCGGGCGAACCAACACCCTCTGGCTGGAGCCGACCCGCATCGGTTCGTATCGCGGGCCATGCGCGGAGTTTTGCGGCACGTCGCATGCCCTCATGAACCTTACCGCAGACGTTCTGTCCGCAGAAGATTTTCAGACATGGCAACAAAGCCGCGCGAAAAGGCGATCAACAAGTAACCACGCCGCAAACGCTTTTCTCGTTCATGGCTGCTCGGCCTGTCACGCGCTTGATGGGACACAGGCACAAGGCTTGACAGGACCGAACCTGACAGGGTTCGGGCAGCGCAAGCATGTGGGAGCAGGGGCGCTGGCCAACACGCCGGAAAACCTCGCCCGTTTCATTCGTGATCCTTCCTCCGTCAAGCCCGGCGCCCAAATGCCGGCATTCCCTATGATCCCGCAGGACGAATTGAACGAAATCATCGACTACCTCGCAGGTGAAACATGA
- a CDS encoding cytochrome c oxidase assembly protein, giving the protein MILLVAAVCTSLFVFDPRAFSGHMGTHMALVAVVAPLAAFAVSGTRWDPSSHWHPGAGLLLSFVELVVVWVWHVPAMRDLAEASIGMRLAELAIFLVAGGLLWIACLGAGRKADAGLSGAVALLLTSMHMTLLAVLLTMAPRPLYGVADVTCFGVTMTASQDQQLGGIVMLFVGAVAYLAGGVGLAARLLRASFAKPTEGQAP; this is encoded by the coding sequence ATGATTTTGCTGGTGGCGGCGGTATGCACATCTCTGTTTGTTTTCGACCCACGGGCATTTTCCGGACATATGGGGACGCACATGGCGCTCGTTGCTGTGGTCGCCCCGCTCGCTGCTTTCGCTGTCTCGGGAACACGATGGGACCCGAGCAGCCACTGGCATCCTGGCGCCGGCCTTCTGTTGTCCTTCGTCGAGCTCGTCGTCGTTTGGGTTTGGCATGTCCCGGCGATGAGGGATCTGGCGGAAGCCTCGATTGGCATGCGTTTGGCTGAGCTTGCAATTTTTCTGGTCGCGGGCGGCCTTCTCTGGATTGCGTGTCTTGGAGCCGGCAGGAAAGCAGATGCAGGGCTTAGCGGCGCTGTCGCACTCCTTCTCACCTCGATGCATATGACGCTTCTCGCAGTGCTGCTGACGATGGCTCCGCGCCCTCTTTATGGCGTGGCTGATGTGACCTGCTTTGGCGTGACCATGACTGCGAGCCAAGATCAGCAGCTTGGCGGCATCGTCATGCTGTTTGTTGGGGCAGTTGCCTACCTTGCAGGTGGCGTTGGCCTGGCCGCGAGACTCTTGCGTGCGTCATTTGCGAAACCGACCGAAGGGCAGGCACCATGA
- a CDS encoding DUF763 domain-containing protein: protein MVKRSGSADLPLHGGRVPKWLGDRMTKLGAIITEAVILHYGRDEFLRRMAHPFWFQSFGAVMGMDWHSSGITTSVIGALKRGLTPLSAELGIHVCGGRGAQSRKTPTELLAIGDRVGFDAHRLVTTSRLVAKIDSAAVQDGFDLYLHGFIVTDDGQWVVVQQGMNGDQRQARRYHWLSENLECFLDSPHAAIEGNAQGIIVNLADRRAERSREGQLDLLANMGPDSIVREALAVRRGGPLAESLPDQLSLPHLIMPAHHDVREKDVNMGRLHAALASAAERGPKDFQELLLTPGVGARTVEALAMVAEVVHGAPCRFSDPARFSLAHGGKDRHPFPVPLKVYDETLKVMKSAVSRGKLGNTEELDALRRLDEQARRLEHYVTGPDLKEIVAGEFRNSASLGGRSVFGWEPPSETEPSRE from the coding sequence ATGGTAAAACGTTCCGGTAGTGCCGATCTTCCCCTCCACGGCGGGCGCGTGCCGAAGTGGCTCGGAGATCGCATGACGAAGCTCGGTGCCATCATTACCGAAGCTGTCATCCTGCACTACGGACGAGACGAATTCCTGCGTCGAATGGCCCACCCTTTCTGGTTTCAGTCCTTTGGCGCCGTGATGGGCATGGACTGGCACTCTTCCGGTATCACCACCAGCGTCATTGGCGCTCTGAAGCGCGGACTGACGCCGCTGTCCGCGGAACTTGGAATTCATGTTTGCGGCGGGCGTGGTGCGCAGTCACGTAAAACTCCCACGGAGCTGCTTGCGATCGGTGATCGGGTCGGCTTCGACGCTCACCGTCTCGTAACCACCAGCCGCCTCGTCGCGAAGATCGACAGTGCCGCGGTTCAAGATGGATTTGATCTCTACCTGCACGGTTTCATCGTCACCGACGATGGACAATGGGTCGTCGTCCAGCAGGGTATGAACGGCGATCAACGACAGGCCAGGCGCTATCACTGGCTGTCGGAAAACCTGGAATGCTTTCTCGATTCCCCGCATGCTGCCATTGAAGGAAACGCCCAAGGCATCATCGTCAACCTCGCCGACCGGCGCGCTGAGCGATCGCGAGAAGGACAGCTTGACCTGCTTGCAAATATGGGACCCGACAGCATCGTGCGCGAGGCCCTCGCCGTGCGGCGGGGAGGGCCCCTTGCCGAAAGTCTTCCAGATCAACTGTCGCTCCCGCATCTGATCATGCCGGCTCACCACGACGTGCGCGAAAAGGACGTCAATATGGGTCGTCTGCATGCAGCGCTCGCCTCTGCAGCCGAGCGGGGACCGAAGGATTTTCAGGAGCTGCTTTTGACGCCTGGCGTCGGCGCGCGAACCGTCGAAGCACTGGCCATGGTTGCTGAAGTCGTCCACGGCGCACCATGCCGCTTTTCCGACCCTGCACGCTTTTCGTTGGCTCACGGCGGCAAGGATCGTCATCCGTTCCCCGTTCCGTTGAAAGTGTATGACGAAACACTCAAGGTGATGAAGTCCGCCGTTTCAAGAGGCAAGCTCGGTAACACGGAAGAGCTCGACGCACTTCGGCGCCTTGACGAGCAGGCGCGTCGCCTTGAACATTACGTGACCGGCCCTGACCTGAAAGAAATCGTTGCCGGCGAATTCCGAAACTCCGCCTCACTTGGCGGACGCAGTGTCTTCGGCTGGGAGCCGCCGTCAGAGACCGAGCCATCAAGAGAATAG
- a CDS encoding DUF6766 family protein, with protein MRFLRDNSLTIVLVTATLMTIAGMYIAGWLANNEELAAHGSPALTLMQYGLSGDFLSAVFENWESEFLQMSVYVVLTAYLYQRGSAESKDPDERSPQDEGLAHREEDPEAPWPVKRGGMVRLLYAYSLGIVLTGLFLASFVLHLVSSARSESETAQLHGQATTTVMQHLGSAQFWFESLQNWQSEFLSTALIVVLSIFLRYRGSPESKPVGAPHRETGS; from the coding sequence GTGCGTTTTCTACGAGACAACAGCCTGACGATCGTCCTCGTGACCGCGACACTCATGACCATCGCCGGCATGTACATAGCCGGCTGGCTGGCGAACAATGAAGAGTTGGCGGCCCACGGATCGCCGGCGCTGACATTGATGCAGTATGGCTTAAGCGGCGACTTTCTATCCGCCGTCTTCGAGAACTGGGAAAGTGAATTTCTGCAAATGTCGGTTTATGTCGTGCTGACCGCCTATCTCTATCAAAGGGGCTCTGCGGAATCCAAGGATCCTGACGAGAGGTCGCCTCAAGATGAAGGACTTGCGCACCGAGAAGAAGATCCCGAGGCGCCGTGGCCAGTCAAGAGGGGCGGTATGGTACGGCTGCTTTATGCGTACTCGCTGGGAATTGTTCTCACCGGTCTCTTCCTTGCGAGTTTCGTACTCCATCTTGTCTCCAGCGCCAGATCGGAGAGCGAGACGGCGCAATTGCATGGCCAAGCGACAACGACGGTCATGCAGCATCTCGGCAGCGCACAATTCTGGTTTGAATCCCTTCAAAACTGGCAATCGGAATTCCTGTCAACGGCGCTGATTGTTGTTTTGTCGATCTTCTTGAGGTACCGGGGCTCTCCTGAATCCAAGCCTGTAGGCGCGCCTCACCGCGAGACCGGCTCATAA
- a CDS encoding general stress protein has product MKTVTGLFDTYDQASEAVRALKAAGIPDDDISMVASNGEGRYKVDDTEGAAEGAGTGAGIGAAVGGAGGLLTGLGLMAIPGVGPVVAAGWLAATAAGAAAGAVAGGAVGGIIGALTDSGVPEEDAHVYAEGVRRGGTLVTARVADSEAAEAEAILRRSNWVDLEERRSSYREQGWNRFDETLDPYSPAQIEEERTRYASRGTLI; this is encoded by the coding sequence ATGAAAACCGTGACTGGACTTTTCGACACCTATGACCAAGCATCTGAAGCTGTACGAGCGCTGAAAGCCGCCGGCATTCCCGATGACGACATCAGCATGGTCGCGAGCAACGGCGAGGGCCGATACAAGGTTGACGACACAGAAGGTGCGGCCGAAGGGGCGGGTACCGGTGCTGGCATCGGTGCTGCGGTCGGCGGCGCAGGCGGTCTTCTGACCGGCCTCGGGCTGATGGCGATCCCGGGTGTCGGCCCGGTCGTTGCTGCCGGCTGGCTTGCGGCGACTGCTGCGGGTGCTGCTGCCGGTGCGGTTGCCGGTGGTGCGGTCGGCGGGATTATCGGGGCGCTGACGGATTCCGGCGTGCCGGAAGAAGATGCGCATGTCTATGCCGAGGGTGTGCGCCGAGGCGGCACATTGGTAACAGCGCGCGTTGCCGACAGCGAGGCTGCCGAGGCGGAGGCGATCCTCAGGCGATCGAACTGGGTGGATCTCGAGGAGCGGCGCTCCTCTTATCGCGAGCAAGGTTGGAACCGATTCGATGAGACACTCGATCCCTATAGCCCGGCGCAAATTGAAGAGGAACGCACACGATACGCTAGCCGTGGAACGTTGATCTAA
- a CDS encoding c-type cytochrome, giving the protein MAAAAALAPVAGLLIAWLGIIHVGATGGHWAVTEWFLHWTMRSSVRTAALGIKKPSGFESAKHLKVTAVHFQMSCAECHGSPDRRRSPEMLAMLPPPPDLRDTVGNWKDEELFVIVRDGLRYTGMPAWPGAGRDDEVWAMVAFLKELQTMSPARYKELSGAKDTESGDTLSGCLACHEQGIEGNDPIAPVIAGQSNAYLAEALRAYRKGSRESGFMEVVVSRLKDADIDATAGHFARKDGLLSATPRARSGDERTLSLVQTGDPVKKIAACQACHDGRNPLYPLLSGQSRTFLIEQILLFKQDLRGDSPTARLMSRAVRHLTVEDVARLADYYASQPLAR; this is encoded by the coding sequence TTGGCTGCCGCCGCCGCCCTGGCGCCCGTTGCCGGCTTGCTGATCGCCTGGCTCGGCATCATTCATGTTGGTGCAACCGGCGGTCATTGGGCAGTCACTGAATGGTTCCTGCACTGGACAATGCGTTCGTCAGTGAGAACTGCGGCGCTCGGCATCAAAAAGCCTTCCGGTTTCGAAAGTGCCAAACACCTCAAGGTCACGGCAGTTCATTTCCAGATGAGCTGTGCCGAATGCCATGGGTCTCCGGATCGCCGCCGCTCCCCGGAAATGCTCGCGATGCTGCCGCCACCGCCCGACCTCAGGGACACTGTTGGCAACTGGAAGGATGAGGAACTGTTCGTCATCGTGCGCGACGGTCTGCGCTATACCGGGATGCCCGCCTGGCCCGGCGCTGGGCGCGACGACGAGGTTTGGGCAATGGTTGCGTTTCTAAAGGAGCTGCAGACGATGAGCCCGGCCCGCTACAAAGAGCTTTCCGGTGCGAAGGATACCGAAAGCGGCGATACGCTATCCGGCTGCCTGGCGTGCCATGAGCAAGGTATCGAAGGCAATGACCCGATAGCTCCAGTCATTGCAGGGCAATCAAACGCCTATCTTGCTGAAGCCCTTCGGGCCTACCGCAAAGGGAGCCGTGAAAGTGGGTTCATGGAGGTCGTCGTCTCGCGGTTGAAGGATGCGGACATCGATGCCACGGCCGGCCACTTTGCCCGCAAGGATGGGTTGCTGTCAGCGACGCCGAGAGCTCGCTCCGGCGACGAGCGCACATTGTCTCTGGTGCAAACCGGCGATCCCGTGAAAAAGATCGCTGCCTGCCAAGCCTGCCATGACGGCCGAAATCCTCTTTATCCTTTGCTTAGCGGCCAGTCCCGCACCTTCCTGATAGAGCAAATTCTCCTGTTCAAACAGGATCTACGCGGTGACAGTCCAACGGCACGATTGATGAGCCGTGCGGTGCGCCATCTAACCGTTGAGGATGTGGCCCGGCTTGCCGATTACTATGCGTCGCAGCCATTGGCGCGTTGA
- a CDS encoding PepSY domain-containing protein, with amino-acid sequence MRQMIVATAFLAASAFSAYAQTATTSPDPETPAIATPDTTNPTAPVEGANSFTEEQARARLQENGYTAVTGLKLDEKGIWHASATKDGKPVTVTLDYQGNIVAN; translated from the coding sequence ATGAGACAAATGATCGTCGCGACAGCCTTTCTGGCGGCAAGCGCATTCAGTGCCTATGCACAGACCGCAACAACGTCGCCGGACCCTGAAACGCCGGCAATCGCCACGCCCGACACCACCAATCCGACCGCGCCTGTCGAGGGCGCCAACAGCTTCACCGAAGAGCAGGCGCGCGCCCGACTTCAGGAGAACGGCTACACCGCGGTGACCGGGCTGAAGCTGGACGAGAAGGGCATATGGCACGCCTCTGCCACCAAGGACGGAAAGCCCGTAACCGTCACCCTCGACTACCAGGGCAACATCGTCGCCAACTGA
- a CDS encoding DUF6894 family protein, protein MTRYFFDLHNGDGETRDEQGVELGSRDAVMQEILLDVARDELPDRNRTDISVLVRTDIGKTGSVATLTFRNQWLD, encoded by the coding sequence ATGACGCGCTATTTTTTCGATCTTCATAACGGTGACGGCGAAACACGAGATGAGCAAGGCGTCGAGCTTGGTTCGCGGGATGCCGTGATGCAGGAAATCCTCTTGGACGTTGCTCGGGATGAACTCCCAGATCGCAACCGCACAGACATATCCGTTTTGGTTCGTACCGACATCGGCAAAACCGGTTCGGTCGCAACGCTCACGTTTCGCAATCAATGGCTCGATTGA